TTACCCACTTCCTGATCCTTCTTATGCTGAAtatcttatattatatactcaGAACTGCAGTGGTGGTGGTTTATCCTCTATCAAGAAGAGATGTGACAATAGTATGCATTTTGCCAGACAAGATTTGAGGTCCCAAGGTAGTTTCATGAGACAGGCTTCAACACAACAGGTTGTTAATTTGTCCTGCTTTATTACCCCTACGCTTTTGTTGAAAATCGACATCTAGAAATGAAATCCATATCAATTTCTAACTAGAAAGATCAAGAGATTTGATCTGGTTATTCATATCGTAAACTTTATTTGTCAGGATTGTGACCAGTCAAGTGTGCCTTTCAAATCCACCGGTTCTGGTAAACAGGAGTCTTCTGAACTTATGTCACCCTTGTTTTCTCAACCAGCCAGCGTTAACTCCAATTTTCCAAAAATTCGAAATGTTCACTATGCCGTTGATGAGTGCAAGTTACCTACTGCACTTCCACCTAAGTATTCCAGAACAACTGTAGACAAAGATGCGCCAATGAAGTTCATCCCCAAGAACTGCACATATGCTACTAAACATCGCGGTATAAACGTGTCAGATGACTTGAAAGCTTTGACACATCAGTATTTCAGTGGTTTACTTAGCGCcctttttaatgtttatacTGACCCTTTTTATGATACAGGGATGGAGAAAAAGCTAACCCCGAGGATGGATGTTGCAGAATCCGCAGGAAAGTATATTCTACTGATAGAGCTGCCAGGATTTAGTATCAATGACATAAGAGTTGAAGTTGATAATACCACGTAAGATGATATCTATAAATCATGTCACTATATAAGCATTTAGTAGAGGTGTAACATTTGACCCGTTTGTGTATAAGTGAGTTGATTTGGGTAGTGTTTATCTCAATGGGTAAAATCAGAAAATTTAAAGGGCACTGACCAAATTGCCAAAACCTCAAATGGATTATACGGGTCAAATAAGTAGAAAACACCTGACATGTTTTGACCTTCAATTAAGTAGTCTACTGATGCAACCTTCTAAATCTCTTTGT
The sequence above is drawn from the Erigeron canadensis isolate Cc75 chromosome 4, C_canadensis_v1, whole genome shotgun sequence genome and encodes:
- the LOC122595779 gene encoding small heat shock protein C4, whose amino-acid sequence is MESETVRRRFEMISCHLSSAAADNISPLATHIFPLNCSGGGLSSIKKRCDNSMHFARQDLRSQGSFMRQASTQQDCDQSSVPFKSTGSGKQESSELMSPLFSQPASVNSNFPKIRNVHYAVDECKLPTALPPKYSRTTVDKDAPMKFIPKNCTYATKHRGMEKKLTPRMDVAESAGKYILLIELPGFSINDIRVEVDNTTLTVGTTKGRTTASSLGDQTSSSYYKREIREGPFEISWPLPFNVNPDSVSAEFLDGLLRITITKLRVPAW